The following are encoded together in the Coffea arabica cultivar ET-39 chromosome 1c, Coffea Arabica ET-39 HiFi, whole genome shotgun sequence genome:
- the LOC113696126 gene encoding B3 domain-containing transcription factor ABI3 encodes MSKNASEALQAGDDGDGLIKGMDVIMEESAFPATAFDDDEDHMKQDEQVMSVNGGCGEREIWFGRDHRGHDQDNSLLDDDDNDADVNNDPCSLFYTDFPPIPDFPCMSSSSSSSSTPLPARAVASTSSSSSSSSSSAATSWAVFKSEADDSFHPNSEAEMQRYHPLERQCDEVVNAAAPAAALSSTASMEILPLPDDYCSNRDMNCMNAMENFGYMDLLDNSDIWDPCSIFESENVNPPQQDHDHQFQERKPASSACATPNHQEDQIQAPSQHHQPLEEDGNDNGNDGGLYFLQGNSELGVIFLEWLKQNKDHISAEDMRSIKLKRSTIDCASKRLGSTKEGKKQLLKLILEWVEQYQLHKRRATEMGSRAAADFDPISYHYHERAPAAAAAHETINPNPNPSPTTTDLINCKSVVPCSHQDPSTACLSPSPSPWVPPAPPCESCPNSLAAPFPPTMGGYARDPYSSAAAATVAVPVPVSNQTMNNANLYLVPAEYHQPTDSPQSWSGPYSMPQAQYNPFPDNTKLPVSGSQAQALYANPYPYQVFDGGSGERLVRYGSSATKEARKKRMARQRRISLHQYRHHHSHHHHTHQNQPQSLVNEQHATRIPAVGDDCTSNSRANPGNWIYWSPAVPPPAPAPMASTMPPLVSSDKPSHRQAPTQPVDRAYLQPQQNHQRQVPSSDRKQSWKTEKNLKFLLQKVLKQSDVGNLGRIVLPKKEAETHLPELESRDGIPIALEDIGTSNVWNMRYRFWPNNKSRMYLLENTGDFVRVNGLQEGDFIVIYSDTKCGKYLIRGVKVRQPGSKSEAKKPARRNQRNVPQAANNFAFASFKQTVKRTTN; translated from the exons ATGAGCAAGAATGCTTCCGAAGCACTGCAAGCAGGGGACGACGGAGATGGATTAATAAAGGGCATGGATGTCATCATGGAAGAATCTGCCTTTCCTGCAACAGCatttgatgatgatgaagatcatATGAAGCAAGATGAGCAAGTGATGAGCGTTAATGGTGGTTGCGGTGAGAGGGAGATCTGGTTTGGAAGAGATCATCGTGGTCATGATCAAGACAATAGTCTACTTGATGATGACGATAATGATGCTGATGTCAATAATGATCCTTGCTCCCTCTTCTACACTGACTTCCCTCCCATCCCCGACTTCCCATGCATGTCTTCCTCTTCATCATCTTCCTCCACTCCCCTCCCTGCCAGGGCCGTTGCTTCCacatcctcctcctcttcctcctcgTCCTCCTCCGCGGCTACTTCTTGGGCAGTTTTCAAGTCAGAGGCGGACGATTCTTTCCACCCTAATTCAGAGGCAGAAATGCAGCGCTACCACCCCCTGGAGAGGCAGTGTGATGAGGTGGTGAATGCTGCTGCTCCGGCCGCGGCCTTGTCATCCACCGCCTCCATGGAGATTCTTCCACTACCTGATGACTACTGTAGCAACAGGGATATGAATTGCATGAATGCGATGGAGAATTTCGGGTACATGGATCTGCTGGATAACAGCGATATCTGGGACCCCTGCTCAATTTTTGAGAGCGAAAACGTTAACCCCCCACAACAAGATCACGATCACCAGTTTCAAGAACGGAAACCTGCATCATCAGCATGTGCGACCCCCAACCACCAGGAAGACCAAATACAAGCTCCCTCTCAGCATCATCAGCCTCTGGAGGAAGACGGAAATGATAATGGAAATGATGGCGGGCTATACTTTCTACAAGGAAACAGCGAGCTTGGTGTTATATTCCTGGAATGGCTCAAGCAAAACAAAGATCACATTTCGGCTGAAGATATGAGGAGTATCAAGCTCAAGCGCTCTACCATTGACTGCGCCTCCAAACGTCTGGGCAGCACCAAAGAGGGCAAGAAGCAATTGTTGAAGCTCATTCTGGAGTGGGTGGAACAATACCAACTTCACAAAAGAAGAGCCACAGAAATGGGTTCAAGAGCTGCAGCTGACTTTGACCCAATCTCCTATCACTATCATGAACGGGCACCGGCTGCTGCAGCTgctcacgaaaccataaaccctaaccctaaccctagcCCCACTACTACTGATTTGATTAACTGCAAATCGGTTGTTCCCTGTAGTCATCAAGATCCATCAACTGCTTGCCTTTCTCCCTCTCCATCACCTTGGGTTCCACCTGCACCTCCATGCGAGTCTTGTCCTAACTCCCTCGCGGCGCCATTCCCGCCCACCATGGGAGGATATGCGCGTGATCCTTATTCTAGTGCTGCAGCGGCAACTGTTGCTGTTCCTGTTCCCGTGTCGAACCAAACTATGAATAATGCAAATCTATATCTCGTTCCAGCAGAATATCATCAACCCACGGACTCTCCTCAATCGTGGAGTGGACCATATTCGATGCCGCAGGCTCAGTACAACCCGTTCCCGGATAATACTAAACTTCCCGTGTCCGGCTCCCAAGCTCAAGCTCTGTATGCAAATCCATATCCGTATCAGGTTTTTGATGGGGGCAGTGGCGAAAGATTGGTGAGATATGGTTCTTCAGCCACCAAGGAGGCCCGCAAGAAAAGGATGGCACGCCAACGACGGATTTCTCTGCACCAATATCGGCATCATCATAGTCATCATCATCATACTCACCAAAATCAGCCTCAGAGTCTAGTGAATGAACAACATGCAACGAGGATCCCTGCTGTTGGAGATGATTGCACCTCCAACTCTCGAGCTAATCCAGGGAATTGGATTTACTGGTCCCCTGCAGTTCCTCCGCCTGCTCCTGCTCCGATGGCTTCGACTATGCCGCCTTTGGTTTCATCTGATAAACCATCACATAGGCAAGCACCAACTCAACCTGTGGATCGGGCGTACCTGCAACCGCAGCAGAATCATCAGCGTCAGGTTCCATCATCTGATAGAAAGCAG AGTTGGAAAACGGAGAAGAACTTGAAGTTTTTGCTGCAGAAAGTGTTGAAACAAAGCGATGTGGGTAATTTGGGAAGAATTGTGTTGCCCAAA AAAGAGGCAGAAACGCATCTTCCTGAACTTGAATCAAGGGATGGAATCCCCATAGCCCTGGAAGACATTGGCACTTCTAATGTCTGGAACATGCGGTATAG GTTTTGGCCAAATAACAAGAGCAGAATGTACCTTCTTGAAAACACCG GGGACTTTGTGCGCGTAAATGGACTTCAAGAGGGCGACTTTATCGTCATATACTCGGACACGAAATGTGGCAAATAC CTGATAAGAGGAGTGAAAGTTCGGCAGCCAGGGTCAAAATCAGAGGCAAAGAAGCCGGCAAGGAGAAACCAGCGTAATGTGCCCCAAGCGGCCAATAACTTTGCATTTGCATCTTTCAAACAAACGGTGAAACGAACAACAAATTAG
- the LOC113689896 gene encoding uncharacterized protein, translating into MQMPMPRQMQSLNHQNHHHLQYCYLLLLLSVLSQAVAEAANNEVVVLFSWLQTSPSPPSSFSDWNSLDSNPCNWPYIKCSYDNFVTEINIQSIQLATPFPSNLSSLRSLRTLIISGANLTGTIPLEIGNCTSLRTIDISSNSLVGSIPITISKLQNLEDLTLHSNKLTGNIPPELSNCIGLKNILLFDNELSGNLPVELGKLASLVVLRVGGNKEIDGKIPDELGDCQNLVVLGLADTKISGSLPASLGMLRNLQVLSVYTTMLSGEIPSDIGNCSELVDLYLYENNLSGSLPAELGKLQKLQKMLLWQNNLVGHIPDEIGNCRSLLIADFSLNSFTGSIPWSFGNLTNLLELMISNNNISGSIPPVLSNATSLTQLQLDTNQISGSIPMELGFLTELNIFFAWQNKLEGSIPPGLAGCRSLQALDLSHNFLTGSLPPGIFQLKNLTKLLLISNDISGSIPHETGNCSSLMRLRLTDNKISGQIPSEIGLLRSLTFLDLSNNNLIGSIPDEIGNCLALQMLNLRNNTLSGTLPSSLSSLSRLQVLDVSLNTFSGRISGSYSQLTSLNRLVLSRNSFSGSIPSTLDRLTSLQLLDLSGNNLSGNIPMELFKIESLDIALNLSWNTLTGVIPPEISALNKLSVLDLSHNKLEGELMALSGLENLVSLNISYNNFTGYLPDNKLFRQLSATELAGNQGLCSLGHDSCFLSSGPGMGMPKNKDVRRSWKLKTAIALLAVLAVALAVLGFFAVFHVRTLKRKDNDYELGGGDISPWQFSPFQKLNFTVDQVLKCLVESNVIGKGCSGIVYRADLDNGEVIAVKKLWTSTMAVGYSRQNDQLGATGGIRDSFSTEVKTLGSIRHKNIVRFLGCCWNQNTKLLMYDYMPNGSLGSLLHERSSGCLEWELRYQIILGAAQGLAYLHHDCVPPIVHRDIKANNILIGLEFEPYIADFGLAKLVDDEDFARSSKTVAGSYGYIAPEYGYMMKITEKSDVYSYGVVVLEILTGKQPIDPTIPDGLHIVDWVRQKRAGAELLDPSLLSRPESEIEEMTQILGVAVLCVNPSPDDRPTMKDVAAMLKEIKHEKEEYMKVEMLLKDSQANEHKGTGKDNDKVYHGGGPSSTTMNSLCLESHNSSFTASSLLHSSSSSGKVGFR; encoded by the exons ATGCAAATGCCAATGCCTAGGCAAATGCAATCTCTCAACCATCAAAATCACCACCACCTTCAATACTGCTATCTCCTCCTTTTGCTCTCTGTTTTATCGCAAGCTGTGGCAGAAGCCGCTAATAATGAAGTTGTCGTTCTGTTTTCTTGGCTTCAAACCTCTCCTTCACCACCTTCTTCCTTCTCAGACTGGAATTCCTTAGACTCTAATCCTTGTAACTGGCCCTACATTAAATGTTCTTATGATAATTTTGTAACAGAAATCAACATTCAATCCATCCAGCTTGCCACTCCTTTTCCTTCCAACCTTTCCTCTCTCCGATCCCTCCGCACTCTTATCATTTCTGGTGCTAATCTTACTGGGACTATCCCACTTGAGATTGGAAATTGCACTTCCCTTAGAACTATTGATATCAGTTCAAACAGTCTTGTGGGCAGCATCCCAATCACCATTAGTAAGCTTCAGAATCTTGAGGACTTGACACTGCACTCCAATAAACTTACTGGAAACATTCCACCAGAGCTTAGCAATTGCATCGGCCTAAAAAATATCCTTTTGTTTGACAATGAGCTAAGTGGAAATCTTCCCGTTGAACTAGGAAAGCTTGCATCTCTGGTGGTCCTAAGAGTTGGAGGGAACAAAGAAATTGATGGTAAAATTCCTGACGAATTGGGAGATTGCCAGAATTTGGTAGTGCTGGGTCTGGCTGATactaaaatttctggttctCTTCCTGCATCTTTGGGCATGCTAAGAAATCTTCAAGTATTGTCAGTTTATACTACCATGCTTTCAGGGGAAATACCTTCGGATATAGGCAATTGCTCAGAGCTagttgacttgtatttgtatgaGAACAATTTATCAGGTTCGCTTCCAGCAGAGCTGGGCAAGCTTCAGAAACTTCAGAAGATGTTATTGTGGCAAAACAATCTAGTTGGGCATATTCCTGATGAAATTGGGAACTGCAGAAGTTTGTTGATTGCTGATTTTTCATTGAACTCTTTCACTGGAAGCATTCCTTGGTCATTTGGGAACCTCACCAACCTGTTGGAGTTGATGATTAGTAACAACAATATTTCTGGTTCTATTCCTCCTGTTCTTTCTAATGCTACAAGTCTGACACAACTACAGCTAGATACTAACCAGATATCCGGCTCGATTCCAATGGAGCTCGGATTTTTGACAGAGCTGAATATCTTCTTTGCTTGGCAGAACAAGCTTGAGGGAAGCATTCCACCTGGATTGGCTGGTTGCAGAAGTCTTCAAGCTCTGGATTTGTCACACAATTTTCTCACCGGTAGCTTACCCCCTGGCATCTTTCAGCTGAAAAATCTAACCAAGCTTCTCTTGATTTCCAACGATATATCAGGCTCTATCCCTCACGAGACAGGTAATTGTAGCTCACTTATGCGATTACGTCTCACTGATAATAAGATCAGTGGACAAATTCCAAGCGAAATTGGGTTGCTGAGGAGTCTCACTTTTCTTGACCTTTCTAATAATAATCTCATTGGATCAATACCTGATGAGATTGGCAATTGTCTAGCGTTGCAGATGCTGAATCTGAGAAACAATACTCTTTCTGGCACTCTGCCAAGCTCTCTATCTTCTCTAAGTAGACTTCAGGTCTTGGACGTTTCTCTGAACACTTTTTCTGGTCGGATTTCTGGGAGTTATAGCCAACTTACTTCCCTTAATAGGCTTGTTTTAAGTAGAAATTCTTTCTCGGGGTCAATCCCCTCAACACTGGACCGCTTGACAAGCCTCCAATTGCTTGATCTAAGTGGCAACAATCTCTCTGGCAATATCCCAATGGAACTGTTTAAAATTGAGTCCCTGGACATTGCTTTGAATTTGAGCTGGAATACCTTGACAGGGGTAATTCCACCTGAGATATCTGCTCTAAACAAACTCTCTGTGCTGGACCTGTCACACAATAAACTTGAAGGAGAATTGATGGCTCTCTCCGGGCTAGAAAACCTAGTTTCCCTGaatatttcttacaacaacttCACAGGTTATCTTCCGGACAATAAGCTGTTCAGACAGTTATCAGCAACTGAACTGGCAGGGAACCAGGGCTTGTGTTCTTTGGGGCATGATTCTTGCTTCTTGAGCAGTGGACCAGGCATGGGAATGCCAAAGAACAAAGATGTTAGACGATCCTGGAAACTGAAAACTGCAATTGCTCTACTTGCTGTTTTAGCGGTGGCCTTGGCAGTTCTAGGTTTCTTTGCAGTTTTTCATGTTCGAACTTTGAAGAGAAAAGATAATGATTATGAGTTGGGAGGAGGGGACATTTCCCCTTGGCAATTTAGTCCATTCCAGAAATTAAATTTCACAGTGGATCAAGTTCTGAAATGCTTGGTGGAATCCAACGTGATTGGAAAGGGATGTTCTGGAATTGTTTATCGTGCAGACCTGGATAACGGTGAAGTTATTGCTGTGAAGAAACTATGGACATCAACAATGGCTGTAGGATACAGCCGCCAAAATGATCAACTTGGAGCTACGGGTGGGATTCGCGATTCTTTTTCCACCGAAGTAAAGACACTGGGTTCAATTCGTCATAAAAACATTGTTAGATTCTTGGGTTGCTGTTGGAATCAGAATACAAAGTTGCTGATGTATGATTACATGCCTAATGGAAGCCTGGGAAGTCTCCTCCATGAAAGAAGCAGTGGTTGCCTGGAATGGGAACTGAGGTATCAGATCATCCTAGGTGCAGCTCAAGGCTTGGCTTATTTACACCACGATTGTGTTCCACCAATTGTTCACAGGGACATCAAGGCAAACAACATTCTCATTGGTCTTGAATTTGAGCCCTACATTGCTGATTTCGGACTGGCAAAACTCGTTGATGATGAAGACTTTGCTCGTTCTTCCAAAACTGTTGCCGGTTCCTATGGGTACATTGCACCAG AATATGGTTACATGATGAAAATCACGGAGAAAAGCGATGTATACAGCTATGGAGTAGTAGTGTTAGAAATTCTAACAGGAAAGCAACCAATCGATCCCACAATACCTGACGGGCTACACATTGTGGACTGGGTAAGACAAAAAAGGGCAGGTGCAGAGCTGTTGGATCCCAGCTTACTTTCCAGGCCTGAATCAGAAATTGAAGAAATGACTCAAATCCTTGGAGTGGCTGTGCTTTGTGTAAATCCATCACCAGATGATAGGCCAACTATGAAGGATGTGGCAGCAATgctcaaagaaataaaacatgagaAAGAGGAATACATGAAAGTTGAGATGCTGCTCAAAGATTCTCAGGCTAATGAGCACAAGGGAACTGGAAAAGACAATGATAAGGTTTATCATGGAGGAGGGCCATCATCAACAACTATGAACAGCTTGTGCTTGGAAAGTCACAATTCAAGCTTTACCGCATCCTCATTGCTGCATTCTTCTTCCTCCAGTGGAAAAGTTGGTTTTAGATGA
- the LOC140037481 gene encoding uncharacterized protein isoform X2: MEGYEHEKWEWFQDCLGTLDGTYVKVHALLRDQGRYRNRKNEIATNVLGVCSRDMRFTYVLPGWECSAADSRVLRDALVRSDPLIVPKGKYFLVDAGYANSPVS, translated from the exons ATGGAAGGTTACGAGCATGAAAAGTGGGAATGGTTCCAG GATTGTCTTGGAACGTTAGACGGTACTTATGTTAAAGTACATGCTCTTCTTAGAGATCAAGGAAGATATAGGAATAGAAAGAATGAGATAGCAACAAATGTTTTAGGTGTTTGCTCCCGTGACATGAGATTTACATATGTATTGCCTGGATGGGAATGTTCTGCAGCAGATAGTAGGGTTCTACGTGATGCATTAGTTAGATCAGATCCATTAATTGTTCCCAAGG GCAAGTACTTTCTTGTTGATGCGGGTTATGCAAATAGCCCCGTTTCTTAA
- the LOC140037481 gene encoding uncharacterized protein isoform X1, with amino-acid sequence MSWSIYVHFHLPLLKIHLSELYYWFICHDFKLQNLDIDMDKEGDEQKAKKRKVVVANYMVTVAILVVWRHEKHIVKEPYFDFKVARKIYLRHLYYGNCRVCVEQLRLNKHCFTVLCTNLREHCSLRDTINITVEEAVAMFLYVLAHNFKNRTVNFNFIRSGETVSRYFNIVLCAIIKLGRHYLIQPETEMEGYEHEKWEWFQDCLGTLDGTYVKVHALLRDQGRYRNRKNEIATNVLGVCSRDMRFTYVLPGWECSAADSRVLRDALVRSDPLIVPKGKYFLVDAGYANSPVS; translated from the exons ATGTCTTGGAGCATATATGTCCACTTCCATTTGCCATTGCTCAAGATTCATTTGTCTGAATTATACTACTGGTTCATTTGTCATGATTTTAAATTACAGAATTTGGATATTGACATGGATAAAGAAGGAGATGAGCAAAaggcaaaaaagagaaaagtggtaGTTGCAAATTATATGGTAACAGTAGCCATATTAGTAGTCTGGAGGCATGAGAAACATATAGTAAAGGAGccttattttgattttaaagtAGCACGTAAAATATATCTAAGGCATCTTTACTATGGAAACTGCAGAGTTTGTGTAGAACAACTTCGACTCAATAAACATTGTTTTACTGTTTTATGTACAAATTTAAGAGAGCATTGTAGTTTGAGAGATACTATAAATATTACTGTTGAAGAAGCAGTTGCAATGTTTCTCTATGTTCTTGCTCATAACTTTAAGAATCGCACTGTCAATTTTAATTTCATAAGATCAGGTGAGACAGTTAGTCGATACTTTAATATAGTTCTATGTGCTATCATAAAACTAGGGAGACACTACCTTATCCAGCCTGAAACGGAAATGGAAGGTTACGAGCATGAAAAGTGGGAATGGTTCCAG GATTGTCTTGGAACGTTAGACGGTACTTATGTTAAAGTACATGCTCTTCTTAGAGATCAAGGAAGATATAGGAATAGAAAGAATGAGATAGCAACAAATGTTTTAGGTGTTTGCTCCCGTGACATGAGATTTACATATGTATTGCCTGGATGGGAATGTTCTGCAGCAGATAGTAGGGTTCTACGTGATGCATTAGTTAGATCAGATCCATTAATTGTTCCCAAGG GCAAGTACTTTCTTGTTGATGCGGGTTATGCAAATAGCCCCGTTTCTTAA
- the LOC140037480 gene encoding uncharacterized protein, producing MASVSLYSSGLFLPISHYSPSSCCIKTQALALNQSRFLSSNSVLRFKRQILVSTVQFKKLTSPRPPQVVPTVLSAQSNFLKVVRTVWKVGMDGIEAGTNLVPGAIPRPLARIAVTVVALSISLIVLTSFLSTAFTVLAMMGLIYFTFIALNKDEGPKGDGGTTSVEDSLEEARKIMEKYK from the exons ATGGCTTCAGTAAGCTTATATAGCAGTGGCCTCTTCTTGCCTATTTCACATTACTCTCCCAGCAGTTGTTGCATCAAAACTCAAGCTTTGGCTCTGAACCAATCTCGCTTTCTTTCTTCCAATTCGGTTTTGAGGTTCAAAAGGCAAATTCTGGTGTCAACCGTTCAATTCAAGAAGTTGACGAGCCCCAGACCTCCTCAGGTTGTACCCACTGTTCTGTCTGCACAATCCAATTTCCTTAAAG TTGTTCGAACAGTATGGAAGGTTGGGATGGATGGAATTGAAGCAGGAACTAATCTTGTGCCT GGAGCTATCCCAAGGCCGCTAGCAAGAATTGCAGTAACTGTAGTTGCTCTGTCTATATCACTCATTGTACTCACGTCCTTCCTGTCTACTGCCTTCACCGTGCTG GCGATGATGGGACTCATTTACTTTACGTTCATAGCATTGAATAAAGATGAAGGCCCGAAAGGAGATGGAGGTACTACCTCTGTGGAAGACAGTCTTgaagaagcaagaaaaataaTGGAGAAGTACAAGTAA